A part of Acipenser ruthenus chromosome 12, fAciRut3.2 maternal haplotype, whole genome shotgun sequence genomic DNA contains:
- the LOC117417031 gene encoding transcription initiation factor IIB-like, translating into MASTIRGDALALPKVQCPNHPEALLVEDYRAGDMICPECGLVVGDRVIDVGSEWRTFSNDKAAKDPSRVGDAQNPLLNGGDLSTMISKGTGSASFDEFGNSKYQNRRTMSSSDRAMLNAFKEITNMSDRINLPRNIIDRTNNLFKQVYEQKSLKGRSNDAIASACLYIACRQEGVPRTFKEICAVSRISKKEIGRCFKLILKALETSVDLITTGDFMSRFCSNLGLPKQVQMAATYIARKAVELDLVPGRSPISVAAAAIYMASQASAEKKTQKEIGDIAGVADVTIRQSYRLIYPRAADLFPPDFKFDTPVDKLPQL; encoded by the exons ATGGCGTCGACTATCCG tggTGATGCTCTAGCCCTTCCCAAAGTGCAATGTCCAAACCATCCAGAAGCACTTTTGGTTGAAGACTACCGAGCTGGAGATATGATCTGCCCAGAATGTGGACTGGTTGTTG GTGACAGAGTTATTGATGTTGGATCAGAGTGGAGAACATTTAGCAACGACAAAGCAGCAAAAGATCCGTCTCGAGTTGGTGATGCCCAAAACCCACTTTTAAATGGAGGAGATTTGAGTACAATGATCAGCAAG ggAACAGGTTCAGCAAGTTTTGATGAGTTTGGCAACTCAAAGTACCAGAACCGCAGAACTATGAGCAGCTCCGACAGAGCGATGTTAAACGCATTTAAGGAAATCACCAACATGTCGGACAGAATAAACCTCCCCAGAAATATCATA GATCGGACAAATAACTTATTTAAGCAAGTGTACGAGCAGAAGAGCCTGAAGGGAAGAAGTAATGATGCAATTGCTTCTGCTTGCCTTTATATTGCCTGTAGACAAGAGGGTGTTCCACGGACATTTAAAG AAATTTGTGCAGTCTCCAGAATTTCTAAAAAAGAAATTGGCCGATGTTTCAAGCTGATCCTGAAGGCACTTGAGACGAGCGTGGACTTGATAACAACTGGAGACTTCATGTCCAGATTCTGCTCCAACCTGGGGTTGCCCAAGCAAGTGCAAATGGCTGCTACCTATATTGCAAGAAAGGCTGTTGAGCTCGACCTGGTACCTGGCAGGAGCCCTATCTCTGTTGCAGCGGCAGCCATCTACATGGCATCACAGGCCTCTGCAGAGAAGAAGACTCAGAAAG aaatcGGAGACATTGCAGGTGTTGCTGACGTCACAATCAGGCAGTCATACAGACTCATCTATCCTCGAGCTGCAGATCTCTTTCCACCAGACTTTAAATTTGACACCCCTGTAGATAAACTTCCCCAGCTGTAA
- the LOC117416478 gene encoding volume-regulated anion channel subunit LRRC8B-like isoform X2, giving the protein MLSGSELKHFVSGRSLYRVLQPWWDVFSHHLSIMMLMVAAVGGTLQIAQYKILCVPCQLSSDHGCTPPLDLGTANSSSASYTSTGIPLLTGIINDLDLQQYSYIDAVCYEKQLHWFAKFFPYLVLSQTLIFILVSNFWFKYPSTSSRLVHFVSILHKCCDSPWTTRALSETVAEQSSQRSSLGKYSVLKSSSSTDGDVRPSNLVGIDPISILDKKEGEQAKAIFEKVKKFKIHVEEKDIIYRLYMNQILAKLMLFFIIMAYIPYVTTCISFDLDCVVDIQAFTGYQRYRCVHSLATIFKMLASFYVVLVIIYGLMCFYSFWWMLRRSLKQYSFESVREGSSYSDIPDLKNDFAFILHLLDQYDPLFSRRFSVFLSEVSENKLKQINLNYIWTVEKLTQKLTRNIQDKVELQLLLLSGIPDAVFELKELEVLKLELIPDARFLLKVTQLVNLKEIWLNHTIATVDLPALSFLSENIKILRLRCTDMDKAPQWIFSLINLRELYLNLPPESNAGFINGLAKLKNLKVLFLKNSIPCIPQVIPCSLSSLQNLSVNNEGTRLTELNNLRMMVKLTCLKLVNCDLERIPHSVFSLTDLREIDLEGNNLKTIEEVISFQHLQRLCIIKLWHNNIAYIPMHIGALESLEQLYLSHNNIDTIPPQLFLCSKLYLLDLSHNSLTFIPDEIHYLKKLQYFAVTNNNVSSLPDGLFQCRMLRSLLLGNNSLSVLPPRVSELVSLVELELIGNQLETLPVELEGCLSLRSSGLIVEDCLFSSLPSAMKENWLRSEKEQV; this is encoded by the exons ATGCTTTCAGGAAGCGAGCTCAAACACTTTGTGAGTGGTCGGTCATTGTACCGTGTTCTACAACCATGGTGGGATGTCTTCAGCCACCACCTCTCCATTATGATGCTTATGGTCGCTGCTGTTGGCGGAACTCTGCAAATTGCCCAGTACAAGATTCTTTGTGTTCCTTGTCAACTGTCCTCAGATCATGGTTGTACACCTCCTTTAGATTTAGGCACAGCAAATAGTAGCTCAGCAAGCTACACCAGTACTGGTATCCCACTTCTAACTGGAATTATAAATGATCTTGATCTGCAGCAGTACTCGTACATTGATGCTGTGTGCTATGAGAAGCAACTCCATTGGTTTGCTAAGTTCTTCCCCTATCTGGTGCTCTCCCAGACGTTGATCTTCATATTAGTTAGCAATTTTTGGTTTAAGTACCCCAGTACAAGTTCAAGACTTGTGCACTTTGTTTCCATTTTACATAAATGTTGTGACTCTCCTTGGACCACTCGTGCTTTGTCCGAAACGGTTGCTGAACAAAGCAGTCAACGGTCTTCTTTGGGCAAATATAGTGTTTTAAAGTCGTCATCTTCAACGGATGGTGATGTTAGACCCAGTAATTTAGTGGGTATTGACCCAATAAGTATTTTGGACAAAAAAGAAGGGGAACAAGCTAAAGCAATTTTTGAAAAagttaaaaagtttaaaatacatGTTGAAGAAAAAGACATTATATATCGATTATATATGAATCAGATACTGGCTAAACTGATGTTGTTCTTCATCATTATGGCTTATATCCCTTATGTTACTACTTGTATATCATTTGATTTAGATTGTGTGGTTGACATACAAGCATTTACAGGGTATCAGAGATATCGCTGTGTCCATTCTTTGGCAACCATTTTCAAAATGCTTGCATCATTTTATGTGGTGTTGGTTATAATATATGGGCtgatgtgtttttatagtttttgGTGGATGCTCAGACGTTCTCTTAAACAATACTCATTTGAGTCTGTTCGAGAAGGAAGCAGCTACAGTGACATCCCAGACCTTAAGAATGATTTTGCTTTTATCCTTCACTTGTTAGATCAATACGACCCTCTTTTCTCCAGACGCTTTTCTGTCTTTTTATCAGAGGTCAGTGAAAACAAACTTAAACAGATTAATCTGAACTATATATGGACTGTTGAAAAGTTGACGCAAAAGCTGACACGTAATATACAAGACAAAGTAGAACTGCAACTATTACTACTCAGTGGGATTCCAGATGCTGTATTTGAGTTAAAAGAACTTGAAGTCCTAAAGCTCGAGCTCATTCCTGATGCCAGGTTCCTACTAAAAGTAACGCAGCTTGTCAATCTGAAAGAAATATGGCTTAACCATACGATAGCTACTGTGGATCTCCCAGCACTAAGTTTCCTAtctgaaaacattaaaatattaagGTTAAGATGTACAGATATGGATAAAGCTCCACAGTGGATCTTTAGTTTAATAAACCTCAGGGAACTTTACTTGAACCTGCCTCCAGAAAGTAACGCTGGATTCATTAATGGACTTGCAAAGCTTAAAAATCtgaaagttctgtttttaaagaACAGTATACCATGCATTCCACAGGTGATACCTTGCTCTTTATCTTCCCTACAGAATTTATCTGTAAACAATGAAGGCACAAGATTAACGGAGTTAAATAACCTCAGAATGATGGTAAAGCTCACATGCCTTAAGCTTGTCAACTGTGATCTAGAACGAATCCCACACTCAGTTTTCAGCCTTACTGATCTGCGGGAAATCGATCTGGAAGGAAACAATCTTAAAACAATTGAAGAAGTTATTAGTTTTCAGCACCTTCAGAGACTTTGCATAATCAAACTGTGGCACAACAACATTGCATATATCCCTATGCATATTGGGGCTTTGGAAAGTCTTGAGCAACTTTACTTGAGCCATAACAACATTGATACCATTCCTCCACAGCTTTTCCTGTGCAGCAAACTATACCTTCTAGACCTTAGTCACAACAGTTTAACTTTTATTCCAGATGAAATACACTATCTTAAGAAGTTACAGTACTTTGCTGTCACCAACAATAATGTAAGTAGT CTGCCAGATGGATTATTTCAGTGCAGAATGCTCCGGTCTTTGCTTCTGGGAAATAACAGTCTATCAGTATTACCTCCCCGGGTTAGTGAACTAGTGAGCCTAGTAGAGCTGGAACTCATTGGAAACCAACTGGAAACACTGCCTGTGGAGCTGGAGGGCTGTTTGAGCCTTAGATCTAGTGGTCTGATTGTAGAAGATTGCCTATTCAGTTCCCTTCCATCTGCAATGAAAGAAAACTGGCTACGATCTGAGAAAGAACAAGTGTGA
- the LOC117416478 gene encoding volume-regulated anion channel subunit LRRC8B-like isoform X1, with translation MLSGSELKHFVSGRSLYRVLQPWWDVFSHHLSIMMLMVAAVGGTLQIAQYKILCVPCQLSSDHGCTPPLDLGTANSSSASYTSTGIPLLTGIINDLDLQQYSYIDAVCYEKQLHWFAKFFPYLVLSQTLIFILVSNFWFKYPSTSSRLVHFVSILHKCCDSPWTTRALSETVAEQSSQRSSLGKYSVLKSSSSTDGDVRPSNLVGIDPISILDKKEGEQAKAIFEKVKKFKIHVEEKDIIYRLYMNQILAKLMLFFIIMAYIPYVTTCISFDLDCVVDIQAFTGYQRYRCVHSLATIFKMLASFYVVLVIIYGLMCFYSFWWMLRRSLKQYSFESVREGSSYSDIPDLKNDFAFILHLLDQYDPLFSRRFSVFLSEVSENKLKQINLNYIWTVEKLTQKLTRNIQDKVELQLLLLSGIPDAVFELKELEVLKLELIPDARFLLKVTQLVNLKEIWLNHTIATVDLPALSFLSENIKILRLRCTDMDKAPQWIFSLINLRELYLNLPPESNAGFINGLAKLKNLKVLFLKNSIPCIPQVIPCSLSSLQNLSVNNEGTRLTELNNLRMMVKLTCLKLVNCDLERIPHSVFSLTDLREIDLEGNNLKTIEEVISFQHLQRLCIIKLWHNNIAYIPMHIGALESLEQLYLSHNNIDTIPPQLFLCSKLYLLDLSHNSLTFIPDEIHYLKKLQYFAVTNNNIDELPDGLFQCRMLRSLLLGNNSLSVLPPRVSELVSLVELELIGNQLETLPVELEGCLSLRSSGLIVEDCLFSSLPSAMKENWLRSEKEQV, from the exons ATGCTTTCAGGAAGCGAGCTCAAACACTTTGTGAGTGGTCGGTCATTGTACCGTGTTCTACAACCATGGTGGGATGTCTTCAGCCACCACCTCTCCATTATGATGCTTATGGTCGCTGCTGTTGGCGGAACTCTGCAAATTGCCCAGTACAAGATTCTTTGTGTTCCTTGTCAACTGTCCTCAGATCATGGTTGTACACCTCCTTTAGATTTAGGCACAGCAAATAGTAGCTCAGCAAGCTACACCAGTACTGGTATCCCACTTCTAACTGGAATTATAAATGATCTTGATCTGCAGCAGTACTCGTACATTGATGCTGTGTGCTATGAGAAGCAACTCCATTGGTTTGCTAAGTTCTTCCCCTATCTGGTGCTCTCCCAGACGTTGATCTTCATATTAGTTAGCAATTTTTGGTTTAAGTACCCCAGTACAAGTTCAAGACTTGTGCACTTTGTTTCCATTTTACATAAATGTTGTGACTCTCCTTGGACCACTCGTGCTTTGTCCGAAACGGTTGCTGAACAAAGCAGTCAACGGTCTTCTTTGGGCAAATATAGTGTTTTAAAGTCGTCATCTTCAACGGATGGTGATGTTAGACCCAGTAATTTAGTGGGTATTGACCCAATAAGTATTTTGGACAAAAAAGAAGGGGAACAAGCTAAAGCAATTTTTGAAAAagttaaaaagtttaaaatacatGTTGAAGAAAAAGACATTATATATCGATTATATATGAATCAGATACTGGCTAAACTGATGTTGTTCTTCATCATTATGGCTTATATCCCTTATGTTACTACTTGTATATCATTTGATTTAGATTGTGTGGTTGACATACAAGCATTTACAGGGTATCAGAGATATCGCTGTGTCCATTCTTTGGCAACCATTTTCAAAATGCTTGCATCATTTTATGTGGTGTTGGTTATAATATATGGGCtgatgtgtttttatagtttttgGTGGATGCTCAGACGTTCTCTTAAACAATACTCATTTGAGTCTGTTCGAGAAGGAAGCAGCTACAGTGACATCCCAGACCTTAAGAATGATTTTGCTTTTATCCTTCACTTGTTAGATCAATACGACCCTCTTTTCTCCAGACGCTTTTCTGTCTTTTTATCAGAGGTCAGTGAAAACAAACTTAAACAGATTAATCTGAACTATATATGGACTGTTGAAAAGTTGACGCAAAAGCTGACACGTAATATACAAGACAAAGTAGAACTGCAACTATTACTACTCAGTGGGATTCCAGATGCTGTATTTGAGTTAAAAGAACTTGAAGTCCTAAAGCTCGAGCTCATTCCTGATGCCAGGTTCCTACTAAAAGTAACGCAGCTTGTCAATCTGAAAGAAATATGGCTTAACCATACGATAGCTACTGTGGATCTCCCAGCACTAAGTTTCCTAtctgaaaacattaaaatattaagGTTAAGATGTACAGATATGGATAAAGCTCCACAGTGGATCTTTAGTTTAATAAACCTCAGGGAACTTTACTTGAACCTGCCTCCAGAAAGTAACGCTGGATTCATTAATGGACTTGCAAAGCTTAAAAATCtgaaagttctgtttttaaagaACAGTATACCATGCATTCCACAGGTGATACCTTGCTCTTTATCTTCCCTACAGAATTTATCTGTAAACAATGAAGGCACAAGATTAACGGAGTTAAATAACCTCAGAATGATGGTAAAGCTCACATGCCTTAAGCTTGTCAACTGTGATCTAGAACGAATCCCACACTCAGTTTTCAGCCTTACTGATCTGCGGGAAATCGATCTGGAAGGAAACAATCTTAAAACAATTGAAGAAGTTATTAGTTTTCAGCACCTTCAGAGACTTTGCATAATCAAACTGTGGCACAACAACATTGCATATATCCCTATGCATATTGGGGCTTTGGAAAGTCTTGAGCAACTTTACTTGAGCCATAACAACATTGATACCATTCCTCCACAGCTTTTCCTGTGCAGCAAACTATACCTTCTAGACCTTAGTCACAACAGTTTAACTTTTATTCCAGATGAAATACACTATCTTAAGAAGTTACAGTACTTTGCTGTCACCAACAATAAT attgATGAGCTGCCAGATGGATTATTTCAGTGCAGAATGCTCCGGTCTTTGCTTCTGGGAAATAACAGTCTATCAGTATTACCTCCCCGGGTTAGTGAACTAGTGAGCCTAGTAGAGCTGGAACTCATTGGAAACCAACTGGAAACACTGCCTGTGGAGCTGGAGGGCTGTTTGAGCCTTAGATCTAGTGGTCTGATTGTAGAAGATTGCCTATTCAGTTCCCTTCCATCTGCAATGAAAGAAAACTGGCTACGATCTGAGAAAGAACAAGTGTGA
- the LOC117416600 gene encoding volume-regulated anion channel subunit LRRC8C-like has translation MIPVTEFRQFSEQQPAFRVLKPWWDVFTDYLSVAMLMIGVFGCTLQVMQDKIICLPKRISMANQTLLLNSTAEPAPAPPLPPPAQPSPASGVSEMKGLKTNLDIQQYSFINQMCYERALHWYAKYFPYLVLIHTLVFMLCSNFWFKFPGSSSKIEHFISILGKCFDSPWTTRALSEVSGENPEEKDKPNLNMLVTDDNSGKTQPLKSVPEKLVVDKPTAGALDKKEGEQAKALFEKVKKFRLHVEEGDLLYSMYVRQTVLKVLKFLIIIVYNSALVSKVQFTVSCNVDIQDMTGYKHFSCNHTMAHLFSKLSFCYLSLVSVYGLTCLYTLYWLFYRSLKEYSFEYVRQETGIDDIPDVKNDFSFMLHMIDQYDPLYSKRFAVFLSEVSENKLKQLNLNNEWTPDKLRQRLQTNSSNRLELQLFMLSGLPDTIFEVAELQSLRLEIINNVTIPASIAQLEDLQELALYQCSLKIHSAATSFLKENLKVLRVKFDDNRELPHWLYCLRNLEELHLTGSLSPDVSKNITLDSLRELKSLKTLSLRSNFTKIPQCIVDVSSHLQKLYIHNDGTKLVMLNNLKKMTNLTELELVHCDLERIPHAVFSLVNLQELDLKENNLKSIEEILSFQHLHKLTCLKLWHNGIPYIPEHIKKLKSLERLYFSHNKIEVLPSHLFLCNKLRFLDLSYNDIRFIPPEVGVLQSLQYFSITCNKVESLPDELYFCKKLKTLKIGKNSLSLLSPKIANLVLLTHLDLKGNHFEALPAELGACKALKRSGLIVEDALFETLPSEVREKMKVE, from the exons ATGATTCCAGTCACAGAGTTCCGGCAGTTCTCAGAGCAGCAGCCAGCATTCCGAGTGCTGAAGCCTTGGTGGGATGTCTTTACAGACTACCTTTCAGTAGCCATGCTCATGATCGGAGTGTTTGGGTGCACCTTGCAG GTAATGCAAGATAAAATCATCTGCCTACCCAAAAGAATTTCCATGGCAAACCAAACCCTCCTTCTTAACTCCACTGCTGAGCCTGCACCAGCGCCCCCTCTACCCCCACCTGCCCAGCCCTCCCCAGCTTCGGGCGTCAGTGAAATGAAGGGGCTGAAAACCAACCTGGACATCCAGCAGTACAGCTTTATAAACCAGATGTGCTACGAGCGGGCGCTGCACTGGTACGCAAAGTATTTCCCCTATCTGGTGCTCATACACACGCTCGTCTTCATGTTGTGCAGTAACTTCTGGTTCAAGTTTCCGGGGTCGAGCTCTAAAATCGAGCATTTCATATCTATACTGGGGAAGTGTTTCGATTCCCCTTGGACTACCCGGGCTCTGTCTGAGGTGTCGGGAGAAAACCCAGAAGAGAAGGACAAACCGAACTTAAACATGCTGGTGACGGACGACAACTCGGGAAAAACGCAGCCCCTGAAATCGGTCCCAGAAAAGCTTGTGGTCGACAAGCCTACGGCAGGAGCACTTGACAAAAAGGAAGGAGAACAGGCCAAGGCATTGTTTGAAAAGGTCAAGAAATTCAGGCTGCATGTAGAGGAGGGAGATCTGCTTTACAGCATGTATGTTCGACAAACAGTCCTGAAGGTCCTAAAGTTCCTAATTATTATTGTCTATAACAGCGCGCTGGTGTCCAAAGTGCAGTTTACAGTCAGCTGCAATGTGGACATACAAGACATGACTGGATACAAACATTTCTCCTGTAATCACACAATGGCACACTTGTTCTCCAAACTCTCTTTTTGCTACCTGAGTTTAGTTAGTGTGTACGGGCTGACGTGTCTCTATACTTTGTACTGGTTGTTCTACCGCTCCCTCAAAGAGTACTCTTTTGAGTATGTGCGTCAGGAGACAGGGATCGATGATATCCCGGATGTGAAAAACGACTTTTCCTTCATGCTTCACATGATCGATCAGTACGATCCTTTGTACTCCAAGAGATTCGCTGTCTTTCTGTCCGAAGTCAgtgaaaacaaattaaagcaGCTCAACTTGAACAATGAGTGGACTCCTGATAAACTTCGTCAGAGGCTGCAGACAAACAGCAGTAACAGACTGGAACTGCAGCTTTTTATGCTCTCCGGCCTTCCAGACACAATATTCGAAGTAGCAGAGCTTCAGTCCCTGAGGCTGGAGATCATAAACAATGTTACAATACCGGCATCGATCGCCCAGCTTGAGGACCTCCAAGAGCTTGCCCTCTACCAGTGTTCTTTAAAAATCCATTCCGCAGCCACctcatttttgaaagaaaacttAAAGGTCTTGAGAGTGAAGTTTGATGACAACCGGGAGCTGCCACATTGGTTATACTGTCTTAGAAATTTAGAGGAACTTCACCTCACTGGTTCCTTAAGTCCTGACGTCTCTAAAAACATTACGCTTGACTCCTTACGGGAGCTGAAGAGTCTTAAAACGCTCTCCTTAAGAAGCAACTTCACCAAAATCCCACAGTGTATTGTCGACGTTTCCAGTCACTTGCAGAAGCTTTACATTCACAACGACGGCACTAAATTGGTCATGCTAAACAACCTGAAGAAAATGACCAACCTGACTGAGTTAGAGCTGGTGCACTGTGACCTGGAGAGAATACCGCACGCAGTGTTCAGCCTCGTAAACCTCCAAGAGCTGGACTTGAAGGAAAACAACCTCAAATCTATTGAGGAGATTCTCAGCTTTCAGCATCTGCATAAACTGACCTGTCTGAAACTGTGGCACAATGGAATACCCTACATCCCAGAGCACATTAAAAAACTGAAGAGTCTGGAGAGGCTGTATTTCAGCCACAATAAAATCGAGGTTCTGCCTTCTCACCTCTTTCTGTGCAACAAGCTCCGATTCTTGGACTTGTCTTACAATGACATTCGGTTCATCCCCCCCGAAGTCGGGGTTCTGCAGAGTCTCCAGTACTTTTCCATTACTTGCAACAAAGTTGAAAGTCTGCCTGACGAGCTTTATTTTTGCAAGAAGCTTAAGACCTTAAAAATAGGAAAGAACTCTTTGTCTCTGCTGTCTCCAAAGATTGCTAATTTAGTTTTATTGACGCACTTAGACCTCAAAGGCAATCACTTTGAAGCTCTCCCCGCTGAACTGGGTGCCTGTAAGGCTTTGAAGCGAAGTGGCCTGATTGTGGAGGATGCCTTGTTTGAAACTCTGCCTTCTGAAGTCAGGGAGAAAATGAAAGTGGAGTAA